GCAACAACTTCCTGCCATTTTTCATTAAAGGTATTTAGCATGTCATCGCTCCAGTAACGAATCTTTACGCCGTTTTCCTGTGCTTTGGCCATGACTTCAAACTGCATAGACTCGCCTTCAGCAATCGCGTTAGTCATAGAAGCTTTACAGGTATTTTCAACAATTGCTTGCTGGCCTTCAGACATCTTGCCCCAGGCATCTTTGTTGACCAGTAGTTCGAATACTGTTGCTTGCTGATGCCAGCCAGGGAAGTAGTTGTATTTAACAATCTTATGGAAGCCTAAGCGCTGATCAATTGCAGGCTGAGAGAATTCAGATGCGTCAATTGCACCTTTCTCCAGTGCACCGAAGATTTCGCCGCCAGGTAACTGGGAAGTAGAAACGCCCAGTTTTTCCATAACAGAAGCGCCAAGGCCAAAGAAGCGCATGTTCAGGCCGCTCAAGTCTTCAGGGCTGTTGATTTCTTTACTGAACCAACCAGAGGTTTCAGGAGAAATAATGGCGCACGGGATAACTTTTACGTTATAGCCGTTAGTGTCATACATTTCCTGGTACAGACTCATGCCATTGCCGTAATACAGCCATGCCATGTATTCACCGGCTTCAGGGCCGAAAGGAACCGCAGAGAACAATGCTGCTGCTGGCATTTTACCTTGCCAGTAACCTGCAGTGGCATAGCCTGAATTGATCTTACCGGCAGAGACAGCATCAAGAATTTCTTTTGGTGCAACCAGTTTACCTGGCTCGTAAATCTTCATTTTGATTGAGCCGTCGCTCATGACTTTCAGCTGTTCAGATACCCATTTAATCGGGGTACCTAATGCCGGTAAGTGCGAGCCGAACGCGATTGGTGTTTTTAGCAAAACTTTATCAGCAGCCTGAGCGCTGACTGTTCCGCAGATAGCTGCGCTTAATACCGCTGTACTCAGAATAGACTTAACGAACGTTTTCATGACTTGCCCTCGTGAGGTTGTTGTTCTTTTTTCTGCCAGAGGCTGAATCTGTGGTTGTCCTTTTGATGTCTGATTTCTCATATCAGATCTTGGCTTGATAAATTGGTAATACCAATTTACCATCAAAAGTGTTGTAACCATAAAGATTCGCGGTAATACTTGTCAATAGCTAAATTTTGCTGAATATGGCCGCTTAGTTATGGTTTTTTGTGCAAGTTACTGATTTTTTATGCTGTAATTTGGTCTTACCAATTTATTTTGTGGTTTGTGTTTTTGAATAACTTGC
The DNA window shown above is from Aliamphritea ceti and carries:
- a CDS encoding TRAP transporter substrate-binding protein, with the translated sequence MKTFVKSILSTAVLSAAICGTVSAQAADKVLLKTPIAFGSHLPALGTPIKWVSEQLKVMSDGSIKMKIYEPGKLVAPKEILDAVSAGKINSGYATAGYWQGKMPAAALFSAVPFGPEAGEYMAWLYYGNGMSLYQEMYDTNGYNVKVIPCAIISPETSGWFSKEINSPEDLSGLNMRFFGLGASVMEKLGVSTSQLPGGEIFGALEKGAIDASEFSQPAIDQRLGFHKIVKYNYFPGWHQQATVFELLVNKDAWGKMSEGQQAIVENTCKASMTNAIAEGESMQFEVMAKAQENGVKIRYWSDDMLNTFNEKWQEVVAEKTAGDEFFNKVWTDMSTFRKGYDLWEANAFLPRAER